AGCTTTTGCTTCCTAGATTGAGCGAAAAGAACGTAAAGTTTGAATCACTCTGTGTTCTTTCCCTtggacttcttatcctgagggaggaaagctCCCCTTTCTCCAGTCACAGTAGAGTTTATTACATCTAGACCATGCCCAAACAAAAGGAAAAGATAAAAGTCTAGGTTTTAAAAACCATGTCAGCTAACCATGACTTGAGCCACAAAACTATTCTGGTCAAACAAATAAAGCCATGTTTTTGGAATTTTATGTCAACAGCAGCATCACATCAGCATGGTGTTGAAATCTTTATTTATATAATCTTCTGAGATCTTATCAGAAAGAGTGCCATACCAAAGAGAAAAGGCTGCTGCAAAACAAGTAATACTAATTGCTGGCTTGAACATGTTACGTTCCTGTAAAAATACTCTTCTGTCAAGTGACTTTATTTTTCTAACTAAAGGGGCTTTAAATATTTATTATCCTCTAAAGAATAGTAGTGTGTTCTGTTATAGGTCCCAAAAGTTCTGCAGTTGAAACCAGAAGGGGAAACATCCTCTTGATCGCTGAGAATGGAATAAAAAGACCAGTCTTAGACCACTCTTTGGAAATTTTCTCAGTAATCCTGAAGTAACCTCAAGCTTTGACAGAAAGTTTGAAAATCAAATCCAATTTTATGATGGGTTTTTCCTCTGAATGCCTTCAGATTTGTATTGCTTaggtacataaaaaaacaaacaacaaaaaaccttTTAATAGAGCGCTAAGAAGTTCAAGCTTGAACATCAAAAATGGGAGGATTCTGTATCTTAATCAGCAACTAACTCTTGATCATCTGAAACAACTTCACCTTCAGAAGACGGATCTGAGGTGATAGAATCTGAACCTTAAAGAAACTGTCTAGCTGATCTGACCCTTAGAGAAAACAACTGAAGGTTCTTTGTCAGAGACTCTTGCGCTTACTTGGAGAAGGCATAGCCGCCAACATCTCTGAAACAGTTGAGCGCACAACATTTTTAAATCCTGGAGAAAATTCTGAAGAGCTCTATTGTACAAACAAAGGAAGGATAGATTCCTTTAGAGGCAAGAACAGCTGGTTAACGTGCATAACGCGATCCTTACAAGAGTTGAAAATCTGAGGTGGAAGTAACAGACATAAGCTTGCAAAATATACTCAAGTTTAAGAAAACAAGTGGATCTGCCTACTAAAGTATAAACATAAAAGAATTGGGGACAGTTCCAGAATGCATAAGAAAGCAAGTGGCATTGGCCATTGTTACATAGAGTAAGCATTGGAAGTTCTGAGAGAGAAAAATGCAGCCATATTTTAGTGCAGTGGAAAGTAAGTTAACTTTTACACTGCCAAATAAAatcctatgcttaaagggacataatactcatatgctaaatcacttgaaactgatgcagtataactgtaaaaagctgacaggaaaatatcacctgagcatctctatgtaaaaaaagaaagatgttttacctcacaatctcctcagctcagcagagtaagttctgtgtaaaaagttatactcagctgctgcacagctgcaggtaaaaaaaatgaagaaatgaacagcagccaatcggcatcaatagtgctgaggtcatgaactcttttactgtgatctcatgagatttgacttaactctcatgaaatttcatagtaagctgaatagggaaataatatgagaatgCACGAgcctcatcccctaagctgtcccaggacagacacactaaaatgctgcttagaaatcctttacaatgggatgtggctactgaggaacttttgaggtaaaatatctttcttttttacatagagatgttcaggagatattttctagtcagctttttacagctatgctgcatcactttcagatgtttaaatattttggtattatggccctttaaaactacataaaggtacatgaggcgTACTAACCCGAGTCGGCAGCGCTGGGGGGAAATATCTAATATGAAGCTAGTTGTAGCGTTCGGATCAGTTACACTGGGATGATTAACAGTGAAGATAGAGGAAGGAAAGACGGTGATTAATTCTGAGAACACATTGTAATGAGGACTAAGGTTCATATGGATAATACAAATTTGGGAAGAAGTGATTGCTACAGGGGCAGGGGAGAAAACGGCAGTtcggtattttattattattattattattatgaagaaGCATGTGAGAATGGGGATACAAAACTTGAATGTGGGGCTTTAGTTCAGTAAAAAGCTACTGCCTCTGACCTCAATACATAATCTTAAAGGGACGTTCCAGCCAAAatttagaatccacatggatgaatttcagttttgaataggagcatttttgtaatatacatgtgttagcaagaatgcttctaataaaagctatagccctTTTTTTAAAAGTGagtttaagtatgctccgtgcatcagcattttaaacacagcatttgcttaGACAGCCGTAGGTGCTTGTACCATCAGGTAATGACTTGTTAAttgcatgatacaagccccactggctctatgagcagctgcagtattgatTATGCTGGTGCActggaatatctagctatgctttacaattatatgcagagaaaaatgttaaagggacacaaaagtaacattaaatgttcatgattcagatagagcagcaattttaaacaactttccaatttacttccattaacaaaatgtgcacagtctttttatatttacactttttgagtcaccagctcctactgagcatctgcaagaattcccagcatatacgtatatgcatttgtgattggctgatggctgtcacatggtacaaggggagtggaaatatacataactgagatttgtcagaaaaaaatctattgctcgtttgaatttcagactaaggggccgaattatcattgtgcgagcggacatgatccgatattgcggatcatgtctgctgcacatcgataaatgccgacagcatactctgccGGCaattatcattgtaccagcagttcttgtgaactgctggtgcaatgccgccccctgcagattggctgctagcagggggtgtcaatcaaccgatcgtattcgattgggttgatttctggcgatgtctgtccgatgcatcagagcaggtggacagattatggagcagaggtctttagaccgctgcttcataacttgtgtttctgaggAGCCTGAAgcctctccagaaacacggggcatcaagctccatacagagcttgataaatatccccctaagtgcctattgcattgtctttttatcatgcatttgttttttatgcaaatctactgcacttgtgccagtacatgtatattgcaaataagtttctattcaaagatgcaattcatctatgtgcatttaaattttcactGGAATGTTACttcaaagggacatgacacccaaaatgttacttttgattcagagagggcatgcatttttaaacaactttccaatttatttctattatcaaattagcttcattctcttttaATTCTTTATTGAAGTAGCATCAGTGCTCTACTGAGAGCTAACTAaatacatcagtaagccaatgaccagtggcaaatatttgcagccaccaatcagcagctagctcccagctcctgagcctacctaggtatacttttctacagaggatacctagagaacaaaacaaattagttaataaactcaaaagttgtttaaaatcttatgctctatctgaatcatgaaagacaaatttggggttttatgtccctttttaataaaatacaattcaatgGAGACCTGAAACTCAAGCATATAAAACAGTGCTATTTACATATTTTTGTTTGCATGTATACACGTATCCCTCtcacggttatatatatatatatatatatatatatatatatatatatatatatatatgtatatgtattgctcCCGCTTCCAGACCAGAGCGGGATCGAGCTACATTCGATATTAATAGCGCGAttgggcacgctgtgactagacagcgtgcccgcgatgcgcttagcagaataaatcagacccgctcagtagagccaggagtggcgttctgttttctttgctaaatatctatctaacaatttgctttagaaacctagcgctaagctaatgttagaaaattctgcactttgtgcagaattatataacattatttgctaggtttactggccctttaattttggaggaaaggagatttaatctcctgcaatggaaacatttttttcactgtaagagcaataaaattgtggaactcgttaccaaaggaggtagtgaatgccaataccctagatacatttaaaaattatttggatacatttttgtctagaaacaaaattcatggatatgattgctagtattaaatgggtcaccttttagtgggattatttaatcttaaccagagctttttgtaattattttagatttgtataggttgaactcgatggatttctgtctttttttcaacctcatctactatgttacatccCATAAATATAAGACTAAAAGGCACAATAACATCATtttgtaaaaatacaatttttttaatacatatcaaaGTTCTGCTTGAGGCAAGGGCTAACATTTTGAGATGGAAATTGGAGAGTGCTGCTTGAAGAAAAGTAATACGGAGAAAGGGGTACATTTGAGTGATGTTGGATGTGACAATAGGAAGTTTTAATACTGTTTTAATCTCATTTAATGGTTTGTTTTGTACAGATGACCGCATCTTCCCCACCCTCTATGTTTTGCATAGAGGATTTTGACACTAATAAAGAGGGTGCAGCTTTACCTCGCACAGATCCACCTTGTGCAGATGGCGTATCAGGGCACCAGGCTCGGAGCTCCCCCAACATACGGAGACAGAGAGGTAATGTGTCATTTAATTTATAGTCACTTTACACCCTGTTCCACAATTATCTTTATTGCACATGGTCACAATCCATAACATTTCCAACTTCCTTTATTTATGTGAGATAGGTTCAGCCTCTCACTTCATAGACAAAACAAGAAATTagaccacatacctttgtgaccctattttatgCTTAGTCtgaaaatttatataaaatatacacactctagtgacctatttataactgtctctaattggccacagcagagaaggtaacctaagttacaacatggcagctcctattgttttatagacactaaagctttACATTTATTAACTTCTTAATATAAggggagtccacggcatcattccttattgttgggaaatactgaacctggccaccaggaggaggcaaagacaccccagccaaaggcttaaatacctctcccacttccctcatcccccagtcattctttgcctttcgtcacaggatggatatccctggcataaggttatggttgccaggatcctattgtttctccaggatggactggagaagggtctttctacCAGTTCCCTAAGGAGACAGATTTAGGCCCTGTCATTTTTGTTAcataagaggctctctgagcttccagatgtacagtcctttgttaaggctctgattaggatcaggcctgtgttcagatCTAAAGCTTTTACTTGGagcctgaatcttgttcttaaggttttacaacaggctctgtttgagcctatgcatgaatttaatattaaattgttgtcttggaaggttctttctcTACTGGCTATCGCTTAGGCGTGCCGAGTTTCTGAGATTgcagctttgcaatgtgagccttcttatctggtgttccattcggataaagttgtcctacgtactaagttaggtttttttcctaaggtcttgttgtcagaccgcaacatcaatcaagagattgtggttccttccttgtgtcctaatccttcttctttgaaggaatgtTTCCTGCATAATTTGTATGTGGTTGACGCCTTGAAGTTATATCTTCAGACTactaagaattttagacaaacttcttccttgtttgttgcctgttctgggaagcgtaagggtcagaaggtctcttcgacttccctatctttttggttaaggagtgttatccgcttagcttatgagacagcgggacataaacctcctcagaggattacggctcattctactagagcagtgactttctcttgggcctttaagaacgaggcctctatggatcagatttgtaatgcggctacctggtcctccttacatactttttctaaattttacaagtttgatttttttgtttgggctgaagcagctttcgggagacaggttttgcaggctgtggtgccctcaaatttGGGTCcatctctctttttgtctctcccgttatcattcagtgtcctctagagcttgggtataagtttcccaacagtaaggaatgatgcagtggatgCTCCTTATattaaggaaaacataaattatgcttaccagataatttaatttccttctgtataaggagagtccacggcccccgcatgtgttctccgatgggcggccctgtaaatgatatttttcttctggcacctttttataccctgatatttctcctactgtgccttgttccctcggcagaatgactgggggaagtgggagaggtatttaagcctttggctgaggtgtctttgcctcctcctggtggccatgttcagtatttcccaacagtaaggaatgatgccgtggactctccttatacataaGGAAattaattatctggtaagcatattttttgtttttatcaatatttaaacagctaatgaaactttaaaaaataatatacatattctcagactgatcttttctttgaatgtatcattctatctagcatttatttagcttttaatatcccttttaatgtaGCATTTCTCCCGTAGTGAAGGAGCCTCGCTCTCGTACTGAGTCCCACTCGGATACCACAGAAAGTGACACACTGGGGGATCTCGCCTTCCGGTCTCGCTCCCTCTCCGCTCCTTCCTCTCTTATGGTTGCCACTCGTTATGGGCGCGAGCTGAGGCGTATGAGTGATGAATTTGACATGACCTTTAAGGTAACATATCCTGTGCCAAAAGCACACAAGGCCCCACATCTACTTGTcctattaaacatattgtaaaccctacaacatacaatatttaactggataactctttaaagggacagtttaccctaaatttgTTTCTAGTTTCATTTgtttccagtgatccattttacctgctggtgtgtattacattgtttacagataactcctttacctttatatctgaatttttaaatagaTGATTTGCATGTAGTATCACTACCTATACTAAAAgtatctatacttaaagggatactaaccccaattttttttctttaatgattcagatagagtatacaatttttagtaactttctaattcactcctattatcaatttttttttgttctcatgttatcttgatatgaaaaagcagtaataaaaggttaggagccggcccatttttagttcagcacctgggtagcgcttgctgattggtttgctacatttagccacaaatcagcaagtgctacccaggtgctgaacaaaaaatgggacggttttaaagcttacagtactgcttttttcaaatcaagatagcatgagaacaaaaagaaattgattaaaggagtaaattagaaagttgcttaaaagctaatgctctatctgaatcatgaaagaaaaaaattgggtttagtttccccttaacgggatagaaaggtcaaatatTAAATGTGCTTAaatgcatttatattttatatagaagcatttttgtaatatacttccatcagCTAAAATACTTtgggtaaaagttattactgtatttCAGCTGCatgcgcacatatcctgtgagggcccgttcACCAGTATTCGCATATCATGCATGCTCAGAGaggtggcggtggtgtgtattgcttctgaagacgtaatttgtgtcatacaagctactgctgatccTCTGAGCAGGTATGGTGTTTAAATACCAGAGCATGGGTCCTCACAGGATCTGTGCGTATGCCACAAAAAAACAGTAAtaagttttattagaagcatttttgcaaagtatattgcaaaaatacctctaTTGCAcattgaaatacacccatgcacaatTTGCACAATAATTTTTTACCTTTCTTCTGTGtagacatagccagcagaagaaaatacactcccagtgggaggtaggaaagATAagcaataacatgttaattttcaattgctctctctgagagtctgataatcaaaaactcaccgccatggagagaaatcacacaagaccttatattgtaatatagaagtctctccttcacataaagaaatgcatagtgagataaaaaatctcttaaagggataggaaagtcaaaaatgtgctttgttctcttggtatcccttgttgaaaaagaatatgcatatatcctacactagtgggaggtagctgctgattggttactgcacacatttgtctcttgtgattggctaactagatgagttcagcttcctgccagtagtgcaatgctgttccttcagcaaaggataacaagagaatgaagcaaatttgataatagaatttaattttaaatgtttttaaaattatatattgtatCCAAACCATGAATGAAAATTCTGGGGTTTCCTGACCCTGTAAGGTAAAGTTTGTATTTGTAAAATTCTTTGATGGACCTCCCCATACTGATAAGACTTTTTTTAGATCATCTCCACTGAGAGGAGATCTTTAGAGCATTGATCCCTAATTATTAGGCTTTGGTATactgacagagataatataaataagCATATGTGTGTGAACAGAAAGGGATAAAGTAAGATCTGATTTCTctggaagctcaacccatttttaatgggttgtggtttcaaagaacaaaaccagctatatcatttacaaaaataaaccaaaagaagcaatgtctcatacatgttatactgcagctggtgtaacaagtcactggaagcacattaagggaaaaacaattagagttaactgtccctttaaagggacactaaacccaaatttttcattaatgattcagatagagcagcaattttaagcaactttctaatttactcctattatcaatgtttctttgttttcttgctatctttatttaaaaagcaggaatgaaaagctaaagagccagcccatttttggttgagcacctgggttatgcttgcttattggtttgctaaatgtaaccaccaataaacaactgctatccatggttctgaacctaaaatgggctggctcctaagctttaaattcctaatttttaaataaagatagcaagagaacgaataaaaattgataataggagtaaattagaaagttgtttaaaattgctgctctatctgaatcacgaaacaattTTTTTGGGTTAAGTGTCCTTTAAGTTTGTAGCTAATGTGTCAGTAAGTATAAGTATACAAGCCCATAAGTGAGTGTATCTTTGTTATACCGACACACACAACCCGTGATAGAGCTGCCGCACATCCtgttgtttttgttattatttatttgtatagtcctGCAAAATTCCGTAGCCCAGGTTCTTGCCTGCAAATCGTTGCTGTCTGCTCGTGTGTGCTGTTCTTATGCAGCTACTGCACATGCGCCAGATGTCTGCACAGCAAACGGAAACGGAGTGAACGGAGCTCACTTCTGTTATAAGCAGTGATGTGGTCAGTAGCCACAATACAGTGAAAGCATAGCAGAGCCTGAATGTTATCAGAGCAAATtgatcttgtttgctgcaactgtttttcaattcTCAAACTCCACCAACCACTTTTCTTATTTGGAGGAGACGACCGGGCTTACCActatcattgtgttaacaaaatcttatTTTTGTGTGTGGCTTCAACAGAAATAATAACAAACTGAACATTATGTACAGatttgtggcagggttaggcttctgAAGCTACTGTGCTCTtacagttttcaggactggaaaatacacaattttcagagttaaagggacagtcaacaccagaatttgtattgtttaaaaagatcgataatccctttattgcccattcctcagttttgcataaccaacacagttataattatacacgttttacctctgtgattaccttgtatctaagcatctgctgactgcccccttatttcagtgcttttgacagacatgcagtttagccaatcagtgcagactcctaggtaacttcacgtgcatgagctcagtgttatctatatgacacacatgaaataacgccctctagtggtgaaaaactgtcaaatgcagaggcagccttcaaggtctaataaattagcatatgaacctccaaggtttagctttcaactaaaaataccaagagaacaaagcaaaatttatgataaaagtaaactga
The nucleotide sequence above comes from Bombina bombina isolate aBomBom1 chromosome 7, aBomBom1.pri, whole genome shotgun sequence. Encoded proteins:
- the BAD gene encoding bcl2-associated agonist of cell death, producing MTASSPPSMFCIEDFDTNKEGAALPRTDPPCADGVSGHQARSSPNIRRQRVKEPRSRTESHSDTTESDTLGDLAFRSRSLSAPSSLMVATRYGRELRRMSDEFDMTFKGLPRPKSAGAAGQLTGSSGLQTLFMNLFQRKKSKGKIESGVDKH